A stretch of Myxococcus hansupus DNA encodes these proteins:
- a CDS encoding GGDEF domain-containing protein, whose protein sequence is MQKETVVTVISKISDRPVNLDAALVVIYGLDLGRKFDLTSGETLIGRSSKADIQIDQESVSRNHAGITNSREGVRIRDLGSTNGTFINDELVEGGRELRNGDLVKIGRTIFKYIAGGNIEAAYHDEIYRLTTMDGLTQIYNRRYFDEQLDREISRSRRYERMLSLVLLDIDHFKAVNDKYGHLAGDSVLKQLASTVRTKIRREDVFARYGGEEFAILLPEVSLAGTRQLAEKVRRLVEKQRFEFDRQAIPVTVSVGLAALEPFHRESGELVRDADEKLFEAKTTGRNRVMG, encoded by the coding sequence GTGCAGAAGGAGACGGTCGTCACGGTCATCTCGAAGATCTCCGACCGGCCGGTCAACCTCGACGCGGCGCTGGTGGTGATCTACGGCCTGGACCTGGGGCGGAAGTTCGACCTCACGTCCGGAGAAACGCTCATCGGGCGTTCCTCGAAGGCGGACATCCAGATCGATCAGGAGTCGGTCAGCCGCAATCACGCGGGCATCACCAACTCGCGTGAGGGCGTGCGCATCCGCGATTTGGGCTCCACCAACGGCACGTTCATCAACGACGAGCTGGTGGAGGGCGGACGGGAGCTGCGCAACGGCGACCTGGTGAAGATTGGCCGGACCATCTTCAAGTACATCGCCGGCGGGAACATCGAGGCGGCGTACCACGATGAAATCTACCGGCTGACCACCATGGACGGCCTGACGCAGATCTACAACCGGCGCTACTTCGACGAGCAGTTGGACCGGGAGATTTCACGCAGCCGTCGCTACGAGCGGATGCTGTCGCTGGTGCTGTTGGACATCGACCACTTCAAGGCGGTGAACGACAAGTACGGTCACCTGGCGGGTGACTCGGTGCTCAAGCAGCTCGCGTCCACGGTGCGCACGAAGATTCGCCGCGAGGACGTGTTCGCGCGCTACGGCGGCGAGGAGTTCGCCATCCTCCTGCCGGAAGTCTCCCTGGCGGGCACGCGGCAGCTCGCGGAGAAGGTGCGCCGGTTGGTGGAGAAGCAGCGCTTCGAGTTCGACCGGCAGGCCATCCCCGTCACCGTCTCGGTGGGGCTTGCGGCGCTGGAGCCGTTCCACCGCGAATCCGGTGAGCTGGTGCGGGACGCGGACGAGAAGCTCTTCGAGGCGAAGACGACCGGCCGCAACCGCGTGATGGGCTGA
- a CDS encoding 1-acyl-sn-glycerol-3-phosphate acyltransferase codes for MAKGVLGNDPFQRGAASRSAEPATGEAKTAAEAPAKKPVKGKSGNGAKASAHKAAAPGKTGGKAASAKSRKPEKKTAAKARGGKVGTASGKPGAAAHAPSPRAQARGPASHGPEDAALPLREPAAAEPFATEFEPGPVNDAGPLTDAQRDVDHALAEAVASEAAEVSATAAVEETLGTGGDPDAEVERWMATEVATELAERAVEALLEQDSPSRPPEQERELAASVAAQVADHAARAAADEAQTRHASAQEASDGARRHEFSAQGASDGARRHGFSAQEASDGARPHEFPTQGASDGARPHEFPTQGASDGARRHEFSAQEASDEARPHEFSAQEASDEARPHEFSAQEESEEALWAEEASVSVVVTDETDTTAVEPEVELPDATRDEFPPGRRGPLSLVPPPSYAEDGAREAFPPDAGRSGPESVRPLAERAVAALSLAKDIAGQALASESLARAMLAVGGLKDMLRAGLGTGGGANLDEYGKDPALVERLEPVLEFLYSQYWRVSVQGVVHVPPGAAILVANHSGALPYDGLVMSMALTRERPDLREPRWLVEDQVFHAPMVGTLFNRMGAVRACPENALRLLDEHRPLVVFPEGYQALSKPFGERYRLKRFGRGGFVKLALRTGAPIVPVAIVGAEETSPLLGRIPASFLGLPYVPLTPLGPLPLPAKWSIRFGEPIGVEDFPPEAADDLGEVQRLTERTRESIQSMLQSLLRERRSVFAG; via the coding sequence ATGGCCAAGGGTGTCCTTGGAAACGATCCCTTCCAGCGCGGCGCCGCGTCGCGCTCCGCGGAGCCCGCCACCGGTGAGGCGAAGACGGCCGCGGAGGCTCCGGCGAAGAAGCCGGTGAAGGGCAAATCCGGCAACGGCGCCAAGGCCTCCGCGCACAAGGCCGCGGCCCCCGGCAAGACAGGTGGCAAGGCCGCCTCCGCCAAGTCGCGAAAGCCCGAGAAGAAGACCGCCGCGAAGGCCCGGGGTGGCAAGGTGGGTACCGCGTCCGGGAAGCCCGGCGCCGCGGCCCACGCACCGTCCCCCCGCGCCCAGGCGCGCGGCCCGGCGTCGCACGGCCCGGAGGACGCCGCCCTGCCGCTGCGCGAGCCCGCGGCCGCCGAGCCCTTCGCGACCGAGTTCGAGCCCGGCCCCGTGAATGACGCGGGACCGCTCACGGACGCGCAACGCGACGTGGACCACGCACTGGCGGAGGCGGTGGCCTCCGAGGCAGCGGAGGTCTCCGCCACGGCGGCCGTGGAGGAGACGCTGGGCACCGGCGGGGACCCCGACGCCGAGGTCGAGCGGTGGATGGCCACGGAGGTGGCGACCGAACTGGCGGAGCGCGCCGTGGAGGCGCTGCTGGAACAGGACTCGCCGTCGAGGCCTCCCGAGCAGGAGCGCGAGCTCGCCGCGTCGGTCGCCGCGCAGGTGGCGGACCACGCCGCCCGCGCCGCAGCGGACGAGGCGCAGACCCGCCATGCCTCCGCACAGGAGGCTTCCGACGGGGCGCGGCGCCACGAGTTCTCCGCCCAGGGGGCTTCCGACGGGGCGCGGCGCCACGGGTTCTCCGCCCAGGAGGCTTCCGACGGGGCGCGGCCTCACGAGTTCCCCACACAGGGGGCTTCCGACGGGGCGCGGCCTCACGAGTTCCCCACACAGGGGGCTTCCGACGGGGCGCGGCGCCACGAGTTCTCCGCACAGGAGGCTTCCGACGAGGCGCGGCCCCACGAGTTCTCCGCACAGGAGGCTTCCGACGAGGCGCGGCCCCACGAGTTCTCCGCACAGGAGGAATCGGAGGAAGCGCTCTGGGCGGAAGAGGCGTCTGTCAGCGTGGTGGTGACCGACGAGACGGACACCACCGCGGTGGAGCCAGAGGTGGAATTGCCGGACGCCACCCGCGACGAGTTCCCGCCGGGACGCCGCGGCCCGCTCTCGCTGGTGCCGCCACCCTCGTACGCGGAGGACGGAGCGCGTGAGGCCTTCCCGCCCGACGCGGGACGCAGCGGCCCGGAGAGCGTCCGTCCCCTGGCGGAGCGCGCGGTCGCGGCGCTGTCGCTGGCGAAGGACATCGCGGGGCAGGCCCTGGCCAGCGAGAGCCTGGCCCGGGCGATGCTCGCGGTCGGCGGCCTGAAGGACATGCTCCGCGCCGGGCTCGGCACGGGCGGCGGCGCGAACCTCGACGAGTACGGCAAGGACCCCGCCCTGGTCGAGCGGCTGGAGCCGGTGCTCGAGTTCCTCTATTCGCAGTACTGGCGCGTGTCCGTGCAGGGCGTGGTTCACGTGCCCCCGGGTGCGGCCATCCTGGTGGCCAACCACTCAGGCGCGCTGCCCTACGACGGACTGGTGATGTCCATGGCGCTCACGCGCGAGCGCCCCGACCTGCGCGAGCCGCGTTGGCTGGTGGAGGACCAGGTCTTCCACGCGCCCATGGTGGGCACGCTCTTCAACCGCATGGGCGCGGTGCGCGCGTGCCCGGAGAACGCGCTCCGCCTGCTGGACGAGCACCGCCCGCTGGTCGTCTTCCCCGAAGGCTACCAGGCGCTCAGCAAGCCCTTCGGCGAGCGGTACCGGCTCAAGCGCTTCGGCCGCGGCGGCTTCGTGAAGCTCGCGCTCCGCACCGGCGCGCCCATCGTCCCGGTGGCCATCGTGGGCGCGGAGGAGACGTCACCGCTGCTGGGACGCATCCCCGCGTCCTTCCTGGGTCTGCCCTACGTGCCGCTCACGCCGCTGGGCCCCCTGCCGCTGCCGGCCAAGTGGAGCATCCGCTTCGGCGAGCCCATTGGCGTCGAGGACTTCCCGCCCGAGGCCGCGGACGACCTGGGCGAGGTGCAGCGCCTCACCGAGCGCACCCGCGAGTCCATCCAGAGCATGCTCCAGTCCCTGCTGCGCGAGCGTCGCTCCGTCTTCGCGGGCTGA
- a CDS encoding SDR family oxidoreductase, whose translation MDVSRPGKGRLRVAVTGASGDYGRLLLSRLEQDPEVESILVLDVARPKDASAKVEFHRVDLTRYDAEGELTDALAERPVHALYHLAFLFGPIRNGSLAHELEVIGTMNVLTAAGRSRLPRLVVPSLTAVYGARGNNPAMLREDSPLQGCPHSRFVTDKVEVEGQVRAFRERHPDMRVLVLRFAPVLGPSVDNPATRLLRNPVVPTLMGYDPLWQGLHEDDAARALHLALRADTSGEINVVGRGVMPLSGLIHQAGARPLPLPGPLFRAALHTLDAVGAGTLPVALLDYIHYSWVADGERAESALGFIPLHHVRDAAAALKRS comes from the coding sequence ATGGACGTGTCTCGACCAGGCAAGGGGCGGCTGCGCGTCGCGGTGACCGGCGCGAGCGGTGACTACGGACGGCTCCTGCTGTCACGGCTGGAGCAGGATCCGGAGGTGGAGAGCATCCTGGTGCTCGACGTCGCCCGGCCGAAGGATGCGTCCGCCAAGGTGGAGTTCCACCGCGTGGACCTCACCCGCTACGACGCGGAGGGCGAGCTCACCGACGCGCTCGCCGAGCGCCCCGTGCACGCGCTCTACCACCTGGCGTTCCTGTTCGGCCCCATCCGCAACGGCTCCCTGGCGCACGAGCTGGAGGTCATCGGCACCATGAACGTGCTGACCGCGGCGGGCCGCTCGCGGCTGCCCCGGTTGGTGGTGCCGTCCCTGACGGCCGTCTACGGCGCGCGCGGGAACAACCCCGCGATGCTGCGCGAGGACTCGCCCCTGCAGGGATGCCCGCACAGCCGCTTCGTCACCGACAAGGTCGAGGTGGAGGGCCAGGTGCGCGCCTTCCGTGAGCGGCACCCGGACATGCGCGTGCTGGTGCTGCGCTTCGCGCCGGTGCTCGGGCCCTCGGTGGACAACCCGGCCACGCGGCTCTTGAGGAACCCGGTGGTGCCCACGCTGATGGGCTACGACCCGCTGTGGCAGGGCCTGCACGAGGACGACGCCGCGCGCGCCCTGCACCTGGCGCTGCGCGCGGACACGTCGGGGGAGATCAACGTCGTGGGCCGGGGCGTCATGCCGCTGTCCGGCCTCATCCACCAGGCGGGCGCCCGGCCGCTCCCCCTGCCCGGCCCGCTGTTCCGGGCCGCGCTGCACACATTGGACGCCGTGGGCGCGGGCACGTTGCCCGTGGCCCTGCTCGACTACATCCATTACTCATGGGTCGCGGACGGCGAACGCGCCGAATCCGCGCTCGGCTTCATTCCCCTCCACCATGTCAGGGACGCCGCTGCGGCGCTGAAGAGGAGCTAG